The Actinomyces viscosus genome segment CGACACCCGCCGACAGAACACCGCGGTCATGGTGGGGGCGGGAGCCGTCTCGCTCATGTGCTCAGCCCTGCTCGCAGTGCCCTGGTCCCCACGCGCCACCGTGTGGGGCGCGGTCTGCGGGCTCATGTGGACCGGTGGCCAGGTCTTCGTCCTGCGGGCCTTCCGCGCCTGGGGCGTCAGTCGCACCATGCCGTTGACCACCGCCCTTCAGCTCCTGCTCAACGCCACCCTGGGGGTGAGCCTCTTCGGTGAGTGGCGCGCCCCCGGCGCCCTGCCCCTGGGGACGGTTGCGCTCGCGCTCATCATGGCGGGGGCAGCCGCCTGCTCCTGGCAGGAGCGCACCGGCCCCGGCCCCACGAGTGCGCAGCGGCGTGACGGGCTGCTGGCCACCGCTGCCTCCGCCGTCCTCTACGGCTCCTACCCCTCGCTGCTGCGCGCCGCCCATGTGCCCTCGGCCCACGCCGTGGGCCCCATGGGCCTGGGGCTGCTGGCCGGCGCAGTCCTGTGCGCCCTCGTCCTGCCTCGGAGATCGCCCCTGCGCGGCCCGCGGATCGCCCCGGCGGTGCTCGCCGGGGGATTGTGGGCGATCGGCAACGCCCTCATGCTGCGCTCGACGGCGGCCGTGGGCGTGGCATCCGGCTTCACTCTCTCCCAGCTCGGCTTCGTCCTGGCCACCGTTGGAGGCCTGACCGTTCTAGGGGAGAAGCGCACCGGCCGGGAGCAGGCGGTGGTAGCCGCAGGAGTCGTGGCGGCCGTCGTCGGTCTGGTTCTCATGGGACTGGCAACTAGCATGGACTCAGGGCCGTCCTCATCCGGCTAGGTCGATTGTGGCCGCCGGTCGGGGCGTCGAGGACGTACTTCTCTGGCCGGGACTGGGCTTGCTCGCAGATGACAGGAGCTGACCTCAGTCATCTGCGAGCAAGCCCAGTTGCCGTCTCGATGGCGACCCCGCGGACTCAGTCCTGCTGGCCGCCGGAGGGGTTCGGCCTGATCCACCACCACAGGCCCATGCCCGCGGCGATGACGAGCAGGCCCAGGCCCGCCCACAGGTTGGCGTTGATCCCGCCGGTCTTGTCCATCTCCTCAGTGCTGTTGAACAGGAACGAGCACACCACCAGGTAGAGGCCGATGAGGCCCAGCGCTCCGGTAATGACCGCCCGGATGTCGGTGAGTGAACGATTGCTCATGAGTATTCTCCTTCGTGTATCCGGGTGGGGCTAGTGGAAGATGCTGTTGAGCGTGATCACCATGAGACCGGCGATGATCCCCAGCGGGATCGGACGGCGGTACCAGGGCAACTCGTGCAGGTGCGGGTCGGTGCGCTCGCTCCTGGGCGTCAGGGCGTAGACGAAGCCCTTGAGCTCGGAGTCGGGCTTGGGGTGGGTGACCATGGAGACCAGCACCGTGATGACGACGTCGACCGTGAAGGCCACGCCCGCCGCCAGGAAGGCACCGCCCTGTCCCGGCATGACCAGGCGCTCGGTCCAGATGAGGAGGTTGACCCCCAGGGCGCCCAGCGTTCCACTGACCAGTCCGATCCAACCGGCCTGAGGCGTGGCCCGCTTCCAGAACATACCGATGATGAAGGTCGCGAACAGCGGCGCGTTGAACATCGAGAACAGCGTCTGGAGGTAGTCCATGAGGTTGGAGTAGCTCGAGGCGATGATCGCGGTAAGGATCGCGACGACGGAGGCCGTCAGGGTCGAGAGCCTGCCTACCTTCAGGTAGTGGGCGTCGTCGGCGTCCTTCTTGAGGTAGTGCTGGTAGATGTCCACGCCCCACACGGTGTTGAAGGCGGAGATGTTCGCGGCCATCCCGGCCATGAAGGAGGCCAGCAGGCCCGTGATCGCCAGACCCAGCAGGCCGTTGGGCAGCAGGTCGCGCATGAGGTAGAGGACCGCGTCGTTGTACTGGTAGCTCGTCTTGGCGCCGGACTTGAGCTGCTGGACCTCAGTGACCAGGACGCCGGCGACCATGCCCGGAACGATGACGAGGAAGGGCACGAACATCTTGACGAAGGTGCCGATGATCGGGGTGGACTGGGCCGAGGAGATCGAGTCCGAGGCCATCGCCCGCTGCACCTCGACGAAGTTCGTCGTCCAGTAGCCGAAGGACAGCACGAAGCCCAGGCCGAAGACCAGACCGATGACGGACAGCACATTGGAGTCGAAGCCGGAGATCGAGTTGCCGGGCCAGGAGTGCAGCTGCTGGGACGGGTCGGTGCCGGCGAGGTTGGCGGCGTCGGTGATCTTGTCGGTCAGGCCCTGCCAGCCGCCCACACGGTGCAGGCCGATGAGGGTCAGGGGCAGCAGCGCCGCCACGATGACGAAGAACTGGAGGACCTCGTTGTAGATCGCTGCGGAGAGCCCTCCCATCGTGATGTAGGAGAAGACGATGACGGCGGCGACGATGAGCCCCACCCACAGGGGCCAGCCCAGCAGCCAGTTCATGATCTTGCCCAGCAGGTACAGGTTGATGCCGGCGATGAGCAGCTGGGCCAGGGCGAAGCTGAGCGCGTTGACCAGGTGGGCGGCGGTGCCGTAGCGCTTGAGCATGAACTCGGGCACCGAGCGCACCTTGGAGCCGTAGTAGAAGGGCATCATGACCAGACCCAGGAAGATCATGGCCGGGACCGCGCCGATCCAGAAGTAGTGGAAGGTCGGCATGCCGTACTCGGCACCGTTGGCGGACATCCCCATGATCTCAACCGCACCGAGGTTCGCCGAGACAAAGGCGATACCGGTGACCCAGGCCGGCAGGGAACGGCCCGAGGTGAGGAAGCCGTCTGCCGTGGCCGCCTTGGACCGGGCGATGAGCCCGACGCCGATGACGAAGGCGAAGTAGATGGCGATAGGGATGTAGTCGTACCAGCGTGCGGCAATGAGCGTGCCGGATGACGCTGACGATGCTGACAGGGCGTGCAGCGTGGAGGACATCGGTGTACCTCTCGAGAATTTGTTTCAGTTGAGCAAGATCATTCTTGCTGACGGGCAGACTAGCACGGCGGTGATACCGGCACGGGAGGTTGGCCTGCCCGGGACTTACCGGGGTTGGTGGGTAGAGTGCGCCCATGACTCTGACTGCTGCTGCCGACGGCTCCTCCCTGGGCAACCCGGGACCGGCCGGCTGGGCCTGGTACGTGGATGACGACTGCTGGGCCGCCGGAGGCTGGGAGAGCTCGACCAACAACCGCGGCGAGCTCACCGCCGTCCTCGAGCTCCTGCGGGCCACGCAGGCCGCCGGACTCGCCGGTGAGGAGCTCCTCATCCAGTGCGACTCCCAGTACGTCATCAACTCACTGACCAAGTGGCGCCACGGCTGGAAGAGGCGCGGCTGGCGCAAGGCCGACGGCAAGCCTGTCCTCAACGCCGACCTCGTCAAGGACCTCGACGCCGCGCTCGCGGGCCGTAAGGTGCGCTTCGAGTGGGTGCGCGGCCACGTCGGCCACCCCATGAACGAGGCCGCCGACTCCCGGGCCCGCGGCGCCGCCACCGCCTACCAGCGGGGCGAGCCGGTCCCATCGGGCCCGGGGTGGCCCGGCGTGAGCACTCATGAGACCGATGGTGAGGGGACCGGCCCCTCGTCGGGGACTGACATGCGGACTGACGGCGATGTCGTCCCCGGTGCGACGGCCGCCCGTCGAGCCCGCTTGCGCGAGGCCGGTGGCACCCTGTTCTGAGAACCTGGGCTCTGGGACCCAGGACTGACCCTGGTGGCCCGCGGTCTCTCACAGGAACGGCACAGGCGCGTCAAACAGGCGGCATAAGCCTGCGGGCGAGGCTGAAGCCATGACGACGAGCCCCGCCCTCCCCACGCCGGCCACCTCCTCACCCGTGTCCCGCCCCACGGTCCTCAATCGGCTGGCCCACCTGCGCCGCCGCATCCCCACGGTCATCCTCTTCGCCACCGTGTCCTTCTCCGGTTGGACGGTCGACTACGTCCTGGCCCTCGTCCTCAACTCACTGACCGGCTCGGTCCTCTACGCCGTCGTCGGCGCCCGGATCGTCTCCTGCACCCTGGGCTTCCTGCTCAACCGGCGCCTGTTCCGGGCCGCCCCGGAGACCTTCTGGCGCTCCGCCGGCGGCTACGCGGCCGTCCAGGGCGGGGTCGCGGCGACGTCGTACGTCGGTATCTCGGTCCTCACCGGCGCCGGGGCGCCTCTGTGGCTGGCCAAGGTGCTCGTCGACTCCACGCTCTTCATCGTCAACTACCTGGCTCAGTCCCGCCTCGTCTACCGGGCCCCCGCCCCAGCCGAGCAGTCCGTCATGGCTCCGGCTCTGGCGACGGCGGCCTGAAGCCTGCGGCCTCAATGGCCCCGCCCGTGATCAATGGAGATCATGGGCGGGGCCATTGGTACTGGTCGATGGTCCTGACAGCCGGCCTCGGCTAAGACCCCGGGTGGCGAGACGGGTCAGGGCTGGGCGTCGCGCATGAGGAGGACGAGCTGGACCCGGTCACGCAGGTCCAGCTTCGTCAGGATCCGGGTGGCGTTCTTCTTGACCGAGTCCGGGGCCAGGACGAGTCGCTGAGCGATCTCCGTGTTCGTCAGCCCCTGGGACACCAGCTCGGCCACC includes the following:
- a CDS encoding GRP family sugar transporter encodes the protein MDIAVALVPSLLFGALSLLLGAFPTDTRRQNTAVMVGAGAVSLMCSALLAVPWSPRATVWGAVCGLMWTGGQVFVLRAFRAWGVSRTMPLTTALQLLLNATLGVSLFGEWRAPGALPLGTVALALIMAGAAACSWQERTGPGPTSAQRRDGLLATAASAVLYGSYPSLLRAAHVPSAHAVGPMGLGLLAGAVLCALVLPRRSPLRGPRIAPAVLAGGLWAIGNALMLRSTAAVGVASGFTLSQLGFVLATVGGLTVLGEKRTGREQAVVAAGVVAAVVGLVLMGLATSMDSGPSSSG
- a CDS encoding sodium:solute symporter family protein; amino-acid sequence: MSSTLHALSASSASSGTLIAARWYDYIPIAIYFAFVIGVGLIARSKAATADGFLTSGRSLPAWVTGIAFVSANLGAVEIMGMSANGAEYGMPTFHYFWIGAVPAMIFLGLVMMPFYYGSKVRSVPEFMLKRYGTAAHLVNALSFALAQLLIAGINLYLLGKIMNWLLGWPLWVGLIVAAVIVFSYITMGGLSAAIYNEVLQFFVIVAALLPLTLIGLHRVGGWQGLTDKITDAANLAGTDPSQQLHSWPGNSISGFDSNVLSVIGLVFGLGFVLSFGYWTTNFVEVQRAMASDSISSAQSTPIIGTFVKMFVPFLVIVPGMVAGVLVTEVQQLKSGAKTSYQYNDAVLYLMRDLLPNGLLGLAITGLLASFMAGMAANISAFNTVWGVDIYQHYLKKDADDAHYLKVGRLSTLTASVVAILTAIIASSYSNLMDYLQTLFSMFNAPLFATFIIGMFWKRATPQAGWIGLVSGTLGALGVNLLIWTERLVMPGQGGAFLAAGVAFTVDVVITVLVSMVTHPKPDSELKGFVYALTPRSERTDPHLHELPWYRRPIPLGIIAGLMVITLNSIFH
- a CDS encoding GtrA family protein; the protein is MTTSPALPTPATSSPVSRPTVLNRLAHLRRRIPTVILFATVSFSGWTVDYVLALVLNSLTGSVLYAVVGARIVSCTLGFLLNRRLFRAAPETFWRSAGGYAAVQGGVAATSYVGISVLTGAGAPLWLAKVLVDSTLFIVNYLAQSRLVYRAPAPAEQSVMAPALATAA
- a CDS encoding ribonuclease H family protein; translated protein: MTLTAAADGSSLGNPGPAGWAWYVDDDCWAAGGWESSTNNRGELTAVLELLRATQAAGLAGEELLIQCDSQYVINSLTKWRHGWKRRGWRKADGKPVLNADLVKDLDAALAGRKVRFEWVRGHVGHPMNEAADSRARGAATAYQRGEPVPSGPGWPGVSTHETDGEGTGPSSGTDMRTDGDVVPGATAARRARLREAGGTLF